In Oscillatoria salina IIICB1, the following are encoded in one genomic region:
- a CDS encoding transglutaminase N-terminal domain-containing protein, which translates to MVKNKLEGRKVRYQISHKTSYKYNQLVLLKPHVLRLRPRCDVGQKLHDFSLTFFGRKTITTNTVMSQ; encoded by the coding sequence GTGGTTAAAAATAAACTTGAAGGGAGAAAAGTGCGTTACCAAATTAGTCATAAAACAAGTTATAAATATAATCAGTTGGTGTTGTTAAAACCTCATGTGTTGCGCTTGCGTCCTCGCTGTGATGTGGGGCAAAAGTTGCATGATTTTTCGTTAACATTTTTTGGGAGGAAAACTATTACCACAAATACAGTAATGAGTCAATAG
- a CDS encoding transglutaminase family protein: MRYKISHQTSYQYNQLVLLKPHVLRLRPRCDVGQKLHNFSLKIEPKTTRKSEITDLDGNSNIKVWFEEAAKKLEIKMTAEVETFRSNPFDFLLESWATKLPIDYPSSWRSQLQPYQQSYGMGGDGAIAELAQDLYQQVEGDTISFLTTLNQCLNESCEYTIRHTGDAYPAGVTWRQKKGSCRDLAVLFIEVCRAVGLAARFVSGYQEGDPEQDNQDLHAWAEVYLPGGGWRGYDPTLGLAVADTHIALVASAIARYAAPVEGAVTAVNKGKIVESQLQFDLAIERI; this comes from the coding sequence GTGCGTTACAAAATTAGTCATCAAACAAGTTATCAATATAATCAGTTGGTGTTGTTAAAACCTCATGTGTTGCGCTTGCGTCCTCGCTGTGATGTGGGGCAAAAGTTACATAATTTTTCTTTGAAAATAGAACCAAAGACGACAAGAAAATCGGAAATTACTGACCTTGATGGTAATAGTAATATTAAGGTTTGGTTTGAGGAAGCGGCGAAAAAGTTAGAGATAAAAATGACTGCGGAGGTGGAAACTTTCCGGAGTAATCCGTTTGATTTTTTGTTGGAAAGTTGGGCGACAAAGTTACCAATTGATTATCCTAGTTCTTGGCGATCGCAACTCCAACCCTATCAGCAAAGTTATGGAATGGGTGGAGATGGCGCGATCGCGGAACTCGCGCAGGATCTTTATCAGCAGGTGGAGGGGGATACAATTTCTTTTCTGACAACCCTAAATCAATGCTTGAATGAAAGTTGCGAGTATACGATCCGACATACAGGAGATGCTTATCCTGCGGGTGTAACTTGGCGGCAGAAAAAGGGATCTTGTCGAGATTTGGCGGTTTTGTTTATTGAGGTTTGTCGCGCAGTGGGTTTAGCTGCGCGGTTTGTGAGTGGTTATCAGGAAGGAGATCCCGAACAAGATAACCAGGATCTTCACGCTTGGGCGGAAGTTTATCTTCCTGGTGGTGGTTGGCGAGGTTACGATCCCACATTAGGGTTAGCAGTAGCGGATACTCATATCGCTTTGGTAGCTAGCGCGATCGCGCGTTATGCTGCTCCGGTTGAGGGTGCTGTAACTGCGGTTAACAAGGGTAAAATCGTTGAGTCCCAATTGCAGTTTGATTTGGCGATCGAAAGAATTTAG
- a CDS encoding SDR family NAD(P)-dependent oxidoreductase encodes MVDRSNLLIVGGSRGIGLAIATKAIENRYLVTVVARTKTDNLKNSEINFIKQDFNDISLTRSTLATVKPDVLILCVAQGLYGDVLSFSNEQIVQCIQTSYTSTVLWIREAIDVLPKNSKICWISSLTAKIPNYHWSYYASAKAGVEHFIECVREQAATRGISITVCYPGCVATDFHRYAGTQTPEGAINAAEIAGNLLQAVESRLEFWASDMDREVIDKIYELDKTCRHRFQDLLK; translated from the coding sequence ATGGTTGACAGAAGTAATTTACTAATTGTTGGTGGGTCTAGAGGTATAGGGCTGGCTATAGCGACAAAAGCCATAGAGAACAGATATCTTGTTACCGTAGTAGCCAGGACAAAAACTGATAACTTGAAAAATTCAGAAATAAATTTTATAAAGCAGGATTTCAATGACATTTCTCTTACTAGATCTACTCTTGCTACTGTTAAACCTGATGTGTTGATTCTGTGTGTAGCACAAGGACTGTACGGTGATGTCCTAAGCTTTTCAAATGAACAAATCGTTCAGTGTATTCAAACTTCATACACGTCAACAGTTCTGTGGATTAGGGAAGCGATCGATGTGCTACCTAAGAATTCAAAAATATGCTGGATATCTTCTCTAACTGCGAAAATCCCAAATTATCATTGGAGTTACTATGCTTCAGCTAAAGCCGGAGTAGAACATTTTATTGAGTGTGTAAGAGAACAAGCTGCAACGAGAGGCATTAGCATCACTGTCTGCTATCCAGGTTGTGTTGCAACAGATTTTCATAGATATGCAGGTACACAGACACCAGAGGGTGCTATCAATGCTGCTGAAATTGCTGGAAATCTATTACAAGCTGTTGAGAGTCGTCTTGAATTTTGGGCATCAGACATGGATAGAGAAGTTATTGACAAAATCTATGAATTGGATAAAACTTGCCGTCACAGATTCCAGGATTTATTGAAATGA
- a CDS encoding GTP cyclohydrolase, FolE2/MptA family: MPSQIPGFIEMRDSSEVKNLLDWKGGWAARALFDDAVSRHLNNEEQDICLAKAVVEKSSGVSAIRQLEKYLKLTGLDLDISKIPQTLPSDIRQVISLAEIRDIPYEISADFWLEQLCDHLNSTRASLSEKIAQSLNEDSLPSENSQYLIESWSFPVISSFLPLTSNQTKVSYVEDEVARLCWKRWYLNAGNHPLLLETYDRTNLKSSQWLVWRLLHDATHLLHLQNFPEAGCYLNPEWLLTLEASAMTSEREFLYLIDSEREIARPINYPFNSFNIKTVLLTGLIERALRLDYDIAVHLNNQSIDDWIRYTKRRTGLTLNCYYNFAHEFYGLPGFCAGYMLGLNALGKEQDKLSILSGERALDFLCLNSSDNLSSSILTDIPAKSPQHPIYIQSVGTSDSTCFFSLMNPFTNQYDHVEAKASVFVDLNPSQRGIHMSRLQEVLNNLDIQQNWNTLAEVSDFIAIQAKRVQKSEKSEVELAVNSYVQTFNPRSRTRSKQPISITASSIISDSHTLHTIGLNIKVMTACPCTMKYSRLKAEQDLRSSLGDHFNNSIMQCVPPTFTHSQRGTLSVKVSSENDLIPLQRLYLCISRVAHLVESVLKRPDEHSLVQKSHAKPQFCEDLCREVAVSIASEVGSSDLVEVSVELDESIHPHKAFAKLSIKASDIWYINLDKEDD, encoded by the coding sequence TTGCCGTCACAGATTCCAGGATTTATTGAAATGAGAGATTCGAGTGAAGTAAAAAATCTACTAGATTGGAAAGGTGGATGGGCTGCAAGAGCATTGTTTGATGATGCAGTTAGCCGTCATCTAAATAATGAAGAGCAAGACATTTGTTTAGCTAAAGCAGTTGTTGAGAAATCATCTGGAGTCTCAGCTATACGCCAACTTGAAAAGTATTTAAAGTTGACAGGACTAGATCTAGATATCTCTAAAATTCCGCAAACACTACCTTCAGATATTAGGCAAGTCATTAGCTTGGCAGAGATTAGAGATATTCCTTATGAAATCTCGGCAGATTTTTGGCTAGAGCAACTCTGCGATCATCTAAATTCTACCCGCGCAAGTTTATCTGAAAAGATTGCTCAATCCCTAAATGAGGATAGTCTTCCTAGTGAAAATTCTCAGTATTTAATTGAATCATGGAGTTTCCCCGTTATATCTAGTTTTCTACCTTTGACTAGTAACCAAACAAAAGTTTCTTATGTAGAAGATGAGGTTGCAAGGCTTTGTTGGAAACGTTGGTACTTAAACGCTGGAAATCATCCACTTTTACTTGAGACATATGATCGAACAAACTTAAAAAGTAGCCAGTGGCTTGTTTGGCGGCTTCTACATGATGCAACGCATCTTTTGCATCTTCAAAACTTCCCAGAAGCCGGTTGTTATCTCAATCCTGAATGGTTACTTACATTAGAAGCTTCTGCAATGACAAGCGAAAGAGAATTTCTGTATCTAATTGACAGTGAAAGAGAGATAGCGCGACCAATTAACTATCCTTTTAATTCATTTAATATAAAAACAGTTTTATTAACTGGACTGATTGAAAGAGCTTTACGTTTAGATTATGACATAGCTGTTCACTTGAATAATCAGTCTATTGATGATTGGATTAGATATACGAAGCGCAGAACGGGATTAACCTTGAATTGCTATTATAATTTTGCCCATGAGTTCTATGGATTGCCGGGTTTTTGTGCTGGCTATATGCTCGGTTTAAATGCACTTGGAAAAGAGCAAGATAAACTTTCAATACTTTCAGGAGAAAGAGCTTTAGATTTTCTATGTCTGAACTCTAGTGATAATTTATCAAGCTCTATACTGACAGATATTCCAGCAAAGTCACCCCAACATCCCATCTATATTCAGTCTGTTGGAACCTCAGATTCTACTTGCTTCTTTAGCTTAATGAATCCTTTTACTAATCAGTATGATCATGTTGAAGCGAAAGCCAGTGTTTTCGTAGACCTAAACCCCAGTCAAAGGGGAATACATATGAGTAGGCTGCAAGAGGTTCTGAATAACCTCGACATTCAACAAAATTGGAATACTTTAGCGGAGGTTTCTGATTTTATTGCTATCCAAGCTAAGAGAGTGCAAAAGAGCGAGAAATCAGAGGTTGAGTTAGCAGTTAACTCTTACGTTCAAACTTTCAACCCAAGAAGTAGAACTCGTTCAAAACAACCTATTTCAATCACTGCTAGTTCTATAATTTCTGATTCTCACACATTGCATACAATCGGATTAAATATCAAAGTAATGACTGCTTGCCCTTGCACGATGAAATACAGCCGTCTTAAAGCGGAGCAAGATTTGAGATCATCTCTAGGAGATCATTTCAACAATTCAATCATGCAATGTGTTCCACCCACTTTTACACATTCTCAGAGAGGCACTTTATCCGTCAAGGTAAGTTCTGAAAATGATCTAATTCCATTGCAGCGCCTATATCTTTGCATTAGCAGAGTAGCTCACTTGGTGGAATCTGTTCTGAAACGCCCTGATGAACATTCTCTAGTTCAAAAAAGTCATGCAAAACCTCAATTTTGTGAAGACTTGTGTAGAGAAGTTGCTGTTTCTATAGCCTCAGAAGTTGGCTCAAGCGATTTAGTTGAAGTCTCTGTTGAATTGGATGAGAGTATACATCCACATAAAGCGTTTGCAAAACTTTCAATTAAGGCTTCTGATATCTGGTATATTAACCTTGATAAAGAAGATGATTAG
- a CDS encoding TauD/TfdA family dioxygenase gives MIRRISLKDIKISNYILKNVEDDCPFSWKSKFAECKSLSDFVKLINYELCIFGCVIISDLNTSDLDTNLKRNLFLGLCSQLGTPVEHNPGKKDYIWDIKLRNEISCFPTFSEHNLEAPLHTDNQYRVNPERYISLFVLERAACGGGATTILRLKDIINTLRKTKDGRECLSILENSLFPFATPSVFSENKNEDHIVFAPIICDERSIRYRFDTIERGLRHSKLSDEDIAIKIWALNFFRNHIEAHPSTMRLLLENGEMLFLENRTVLHGRTRFADPNRHILRVRMDEL, from the coding sequence ATGATTAGAAGAATAAGTTTAAAAGATATCAAAATATCTAATTATATTTTGAAAAATGTTGAGGATGACTGCCCATTCTCCTGGAAGTCTAAGTTTGCTGAATGCAAGAGCTTATCAGATTTTGTCAAACTCATAAACTATGAGCTTTGTATATTTGGCTGTGTGATTATTAGTGACCTTAACACTTCTGATCTGGATACAAATCTAAAAAGAAATCTCTTTCTTGGTTTATGTTCGCAACTAGGTACTCCTGTAGAACATAATCCTGGGAAGAAAGATTATATTTGGGACATTAAACTTAGAAATGAAATAAGTTGTTTCCCAACTTTTTCTGAACATAATTTAGAAGCCCCGTTACACACAGATAATCAGTATCGAGTAAATCCAGAACGATATATTTCGCTATTTGTATTAGAGAGAGCAGCTTGCGGCGGGGGGGCAACAACAATATTAAGGCTTAAAGATATTATCAACACGTTGCGAAAGACAAAAGATGGAAGAGAGTGTCTAAGTATTTTAGAGAACTCACTTTTCCCTTTCGCTACACCAAGTGTATTCAGCGAGAACAAGAATGAAGACCATATAGTATTTGCGCCTATTATCTGCGATGAAAGAAGTATTCGATATAGATTTGATACGATAGAACGAGGGTTGAGACACAGCAAACTTTCAGATGAAGATATTGCAATTAAGATTTGGGCTTTGAATTTCTTTAGAAATCATATCGAAGCTCACCCCTCTACAATGAGGCTGCTGTTAGAAAACGGCGAAATGTTATTTCTGGAAAATAGGACAGTGCTTCATGGGAGAACCAGATTCGCAGATCCAAATCGTCATATACTGCGAGTGCGTATGGATGAGTTATGA
- a CDS encoding AAC(3)-I family aminoglycoside N-acetyltransferase, translating into MNFEIKQLKSSDILLMRDLLDCFGTEFNEPDTYQEKQPSDRYLGELLDSSTFIAMIAWAENRVVGGLTAYELKKVEQTRSEIYIYDLAVKESFRRKGIATALIDSLKPIAKERNAWVIFVQADLGDEPAIQLYSKLGVREEVLHFDIAIAPQ; encoded by the coding sequence ATGAATTTTGAGATCAAACAGCTTAAGAGTAGTGATATTTTGCTAATGCGGGATCTGTTGGATTGCTTTGGAACAGAATTCAACGAGCCGGATACATATCAAGAAAAACAACCATCGGATCGGTATCTTGGTGAGTTATTGGATAGCTCAACCTTCATCGCCATGATTGCATGGGCTGAAAATCGTGTTGTGGGCGGTTTAACTGCATATGAGTTAAAAAAAGTTGAGCAAACGCGCAGCGAAATCTACATCTATGATCTAGCAGTTAAGGAATCTTTTAGAAGGAAAGGAATCGCGACTGCACTCATTGATTCACTCAAACCCATCGCCAAAGAACGAAATGCGTGGGTAATTTTTGTTCAGGCTGATCTAGGTGATGAACCAGCAATCCAACTCTACAGTAAGCTCGGTGTCAGAGAAGAAGTGCTGCACTTCGATATCGCGATCGCTCCCCAATAA
- a CDS encoding DUF6888 family protein: MPTARQLESLYRICYQLTYVMLQPIHLICVDNRTGNVYILAGDDEEIEFQILPNGEFADEPG, encoded by the coding sequence ATGCCTACTGCCAGACAATTGGAGAGTTTATATCGCATCTGCTATCAGTTAACGTATGTCATGCTTCAGCCGATACACCTTATTTGTGTCGATAACCGGACAGGTAATGTTTATATATTAGCTGGAGATGATGAGGAGATTGAGTTTCAGATTTTACCTAATGGAGAATTTGCTGATGAGCCAGGTTAA
- a CDS encoding DUF6887 family protein, translating into MSQVNYDAMSTTELRNYFLKHRGDKAAFQAYLDRINQHPLKIVASPDDPDFDEKVQAAIRRKLEAARSSIIQKSNDSNVSDD; encoded by the coding sequence ATGAGCCAGGTTAACTATGATGCTATGTCTACTACTGAATTAAGAAACTACTTCCTCAAGCATCGTGGGGATAAGGCTGCTTTTCAGGCTTACTTAGACAGAATTAATCAACATCCGCTCAAAATCGTTGCCAGTCCTGACGATCCTGATTTTGATGAGAAAGTTCAAGCTGCGATTCGCCGAAAGTTAGAAGCAGCTAGAAGTAGCATTATTCAAAAGTCTAACGATTCAAATGTATCGGACGATTAA
- a CDS encoding retropepsin-like domain-containing protein: protein MANAQRFPYKIIDSSLGMVDRMPYLPLTLSLDGQSLKSEGLLDTGASVNVLPYELGIQLGLLWENESLSVGLTGNLARFEARAVVVDAQISSFPTVNLAFAWTQAPNLPLILGQANFFFEFDVCFFRARSEFEICPKQGG, encoded by the coding sequence ATGGCTAACGCTCAAAGATTTCCCTACAAAATTATTGACAGCAGCCTTGGCATGGTTGATCGAATGCCGTACTTGCCTTTGACCCTCAGCCTTGATGGTCAATCCTTGAAGAGTGAGGGTTTACTGGATACAGGTGCAAGCGTTAATGTTTTGCCATACGAGTTGGGAATACAACTGGGTTTGCTCTGGGAGAATGAGAGTCTCTCGGTTGGATTGACAGGAAACTTGGCTCGATTTGAAGCTCGCGCAGTTGTTGTTGATGCTCAAATCAGTTCATTCCCCACCGTTAATCTTGCATTTGCTTGGACACAAGCACCCAATTTGCCTCTAATTTTGGGGCAAGCTAATTTCTTCTTTGAGTTTGATGTCTGCTTCTTCCGCGCACGTTCTGAATTTGAAATCTGCCCCAAGCAAGGTGGATAG
- a CDS encoding vitamin K epoxide reductase family protein: MKRLYFLSGIYNWSRIIIGAIAAFGFVETVFLTVAELSGKSAEICPTSGCEQVLESSYASIFGIPISLFGSLAYGSVAAIALAPLVLKSSLGKEARSQLEEISWYALLAIATAMAITSAYLMGIMFLVIQGLCPYCITSALLSTTLFILTVFGHRWKNMQRSLITSLIVALVTISGVFWVYTTNNAQVATTVNEPAIVETAGESGPEITHTSGKSEIALANYLQKIGAKLYTSYTCPHCYEQKQLFGKEALAAIKDIECHPQGKNSQTQLCQQAGIQGVPAWEIKGKLYPGVQSLEKLAEISGYTGSQDFKYPFPYR, encoded by the coding sequence ATGAAACGCCTATATTTTCTGAGTGGAATTTACAATTGGTCGCGTATAATTATCGGCGCGATCGCAGCTTTCGGCTTTGTCGAAACAGTGTTTCTCACTGTGGCTGAATTATCAGGGAAATCAGCCGAAATTTGTCCGACTTCGGGCTGCGAACAAGTACTAGAAAGTTCTTATGCGAGCATTTTTGGTATCCCGATATCTTTGTTTGGTTCCCTAGCTTATGGTAGTGTAGCCGCGATCGCTTTAGCACCTTTGGTGTTAAAATCAAGTTTAGGTAAAGAAGCGCGATCGCAACTCGAAGAAATTAGTTGGTATGCGCTACTGGCGATCGCAACCGCAATGGCTATTACTAGCGCCTACTTAATGGGCATAATGTTCTTGGTAATTCAAGGTTTATGTCCTTATTGCATCACTTCTGCCTTATTATCGACAACTTTGTTTATTTTGACCGTCTTCGGTCATCGATGGAAAAATATGCAGCGATCGCTGATTACCAGTTTAATTGTCGCCCTCGTTACCATTAGTGGCGTTTTTTGGGTTTATACTACGAACAACGCTCAAGTAGCAACAACTGTAAATGAACCGGCGATCGTCGAAACCGCAGGAGAAAGCGGACCGGAAATTACTCATACCTCTGGAAAATCCGAAATCGCCTTAGCCAATTATTTACAAAAAATTGGCGCCAAACTTTACACCTCTTATACTTGTCCTCACTGCTACGAACAAAAACAATTATTCGGTAAAGAAGCTTTGGCTGCGATCAAGGATATCGAATGTCATCCCCAAGGTAAAAACTCTCAAACTCAACTTTGTCAGCAAGCAGGGATTCAAGGTGTTCCCGCTTGGGAAATCAAAGGAAAACTTTACCCCGGAGTCCAATCTTTAGAAAAATTAGCGGAAATCTCTGGTTACACAGGTTCCCAGGATTTCAAATATCCCTTTCCTTACCGCTAA
- a CDS encoding proteasome-type protease, which translates to MTYCLGIVNKSGLVMAADSRTNAGVDYISSYKKLFEYCQPGERVVILCTSGSLSVTQNVMTLLNREIKSQEEVNITTLPSMYEIARHVGQKIRQVQEQDRPWLEKDNIDFQCSILLGGQIKGEEPQLYLVYSQGNFIQATKETPFLQIGETKYGKPILDRTLHYEMSLDEVAKCALLSIDSTMKSNISVGPPIDAIMYLADSFEIHHKLQLRLGAPYLAKIRKLWEQSLRKAFESMPNIEWQQELCEDQDDILID; encoded by the coding sequence ATGACATACTGTCTGGGGATCGTCAATAAATCGGGTTTAGTTATGGCTGCTGACTCGCGAACTAATGCGGGAGTTGACTATATTTCTAGCTACAAAAAACTCTTTGAATATTGTCAGCCAGGAGAACGAGTAGTTATCCTTTGTACCTCCGGAAGTCTTTCGGTAACACAAAACGTAATGACTTTGTTAAATCGAGAGATAAAAAGTCAGGAAGAAGTGAATATTACCACGCTTCCTAGTATGTATGAAATTGCGCGTCACGTAGGTCAAAAAATTCGTCAGGTTCAAGAACAAGATCGTCCTTGGTTAGAAAAAGATAACATTGATTTTCAGTGCAGTATTTTGCTTGGTGGTCAAATTAAAGGAGAAGAACCGCAACTGTATTTAGTTTATTCCCAAGGAAACTTTATCCAAGCTACGAAAGAAACTCCTTTTTTACAAATTGGCGAAACTAAGTACGGAAAACCGATTTTAGATCGAACTTTGCATTATGAAATGTCTTTAGATGAAGTTGCTAAATGCGCTCTTTTATCTATCGACTCAACCATGAAATCAAATATCTCCGTAGGTCCGCCGATTGATGCGATTATGTACTTAGCAGACAGCTTTGAAATTCATCATAAACTGCAATTGCGACTCGGTGCGCCTTATTTAGCTAAGATTCGTAAACTATGGGAGCAATCTTTACGCAAAGCCTTTGAATCTATGCCTAATATAGAGTGGCAGCAGGAACTTTGCGAAGACCAAGACGACATCTTGATCGACTGA
- a CDS encoding zinc ribbon domain-containing protein yields MAYQGSLGVGQQLTVENHGDRTLITLTSSSVGQQQSQSINLQTGSWISPPSLFRTSTGFVLAIQTAQNKYFVKLQEQGMTTLNTEPSLANADVMLLEKVADASPMEPIEPMSPMSPMKPMKPMKMGDMEMNMNPMEMRMGNMKMEMGKPLEIKSERRFCTQCGSPVQKSDRFCASCGHQL; encoded by the coding sequence ATGGCTTATCAAGGTAGCTTAGGTGTAGGTCAGCAGTTAACTGTCGAAAATCACGGCGATCGCACGCTGATTACTCTAACTAGTAGTAGTGTCGGACAGCAGCAAAGTCAAAGTATTAACTTGCAAACGGGTAGCTGGATTTCACCTCCAAGTCTGTTTCGTACTTCTACAGGTTTTGTTTTGGCAATTCAAACTGCACAAAATAAATATTTTGTCAAGCTCCAAGAGCAAGGAATGACTACTCTCAACACAGAACCTTCCTTAGCAAATGCGGACGTAATGCTATTAGAAAAAGTCGCTGACGCATCACCAATGGAACCAATAGAACCAATGTCACCAATGTCACCCATGAAACCCATGAAACCCATGAAAATGGGCGATATGGAGATGAATATGAACCCAATGGAAATGCGTATGGGTAACATGAAAATGGAGATGGGTAAGCCCCTAGAAATTAAGTCAGAACGTCGTTTTTGTACTCAATGTGGGAGTCCGGTGCAAAAGAGCGATCGCTTTTGCGCGTCTTGCGGTCATCAGCTTTAG
- a CDS encoding WD40 domain-containing protein, producing MSNITYYYQILGLQPGASPEELKQAYRKKAKEWHPDRFTDNPQLQQKAEAEFKKINEAYEYLKSYQPNFNSFSQNDSKTQFSTQPTSPEIWYQRGVENAQSENFLDAIEDFTQAIKLKPNYIEAYYYRAFINEKLGYNLRAESDFRKAAELKLSSQVKDPTTKSATYEQQTTSKAKSSTQQKEKTSKSEVSNPEKQKKAKYSKSKVADSGKQAKGKSSTQQNKKTALWRNEYTFQGHSDRVTAVAIRPKRKTLISASYDGTILVRSLNTGRKIHTLTGHSQRIYCLAISPDGKLIASGSADKTIKIWQANTGKIVQTLGGWFRGHSDTVTSACFSPDGKILLSGSADKTIKIWDLSTGKEVANLTGYSAEILSIAFTLDGKYFLSGGLEKFLRIRKFPDGKITRSVKGNSGILAVKFSPNGEFFATGGFDRTIRLWDFATGEEICTLKGHGDRVSSLAFSPDGETLVSGSWDNNIKLWELKTKAEIATLKGHSKEVLAVAFAEDGKTIVSGSADKTVKTWVVNK from the coding sequence ATGAGTAACATTACTTATTATTATCAAATTCTCGGACTTCAACCTGGTGCGTCACCTGAAGAACTGAAACAAGCTTACCGCAAAAAAGCCAAAGAATGGCATCCAGATCGTTTTACCGATAATCCTCAGCTTCAACAAAAAGCTGAAGCTGAATTCAAGAAAATAAACGAAGCTTACGAATATTTAAAATCTTATCAGCCTAACTTTAACAGTTTTAGTCAAAATGATAGTAAAACTCAGTTTTCTACTCAACCAACTTCACCCGAAATTTGGTATCAACGAGGGGTAGAAAATGCTCAATCTGAAAACTTTCTTGATGCTATTGAAGATTTCACCCAAGCAATTAAACTCAAACCAAATTATATCGAAGCTTACTATTATCGAGCTTTTATTAACGAAAAATTAGGTTATAATTTAAGAGCAGAATCAGATTTTCGTAAAGCCGCAGAATTAAAACTTTCTAGTCAGGTAAAAGACCCAACAACAAAATCCGCAACTTACGAACAGCAAACTACTTCAAAAGCCAAATCTTCAACTCAACAAAAAGAAAAAACATCTAAGTCTGAAGTTTCTAATCCTGAAAAACAAAAAAAAGCCAAATATTCTAAATCAAAAGTTGCCGATTCTGGAAAACAAGCAAAAGGCAAATCTTCAACTCAACAAAATAAAAAAACTGCTCTTTGGCGAAATGAATACACCTTTCAGGGACATTCAGATCGAGTAACTGCGGTTGCGATTAGACCAAAAAGAAAAACCCTTATTTCTGCTAGTTATGATGGGACGATCCTCGTGCGATCGCTAAATACAGGACGCAAAATTCACACTTTAACCGGACATTCCCAGCGAATTTATTGTTTAGCTATTAGTCCCGATGGGAAATTAATTGCATCAGGAAGTGCTGACAAAACTATCAAAATTTGGCAAGCAAACACTGGAAAAATTGTGCAAACTTTAGGTGGTTGGTTTAGGGGTCATTCAGATACAGTTACATCAGCTTGTTTTAGCCCCGATGGAAAAATTTTACTTTCGGGAAGTGCCGATAAAACTATTAAAATTTGGGATTTAAGTACAGGAAAAGAAGTAGCTAATCTGACAGGTTATTCAGCCGAAATTTTATCTATTGCTTTTACTTTAGATGGCAAATATTTTCTCAGTGGTGGGTTAGAAAAATTCCTCCGAATTAGAAAGTTTCCTGATGGGAAAATTACTCGTTCAGTTAAAGGGAATTCAGGGATTTTAGCAGTAAAATTTTCACCTAATGGAGAATTTTTTGCTACAGGTGGTTTTGACAGAACAATTAGACTCTGGGATTTCGCTACTGGAGAAGAAATTTGTACTCTTAAAGGTCATGGAGATCGAGTTTCTTCCTTAGCTTTTAGTCCAGATGGAGAAACTCTTGTTAGTGGTAGTTGGGATAATAATATCAAGTTGTGGGAACTGAAAACAAAAGCAGAAATTGCGACGCTTAAAGGACATTCAAAAGAAGTTTTAGCGGTAGCTTTTGCTGAGGATGGAAAAACTATTGTTAGTGGAAGTGCTGACAAAACCGTGAAAACTTGGGTAGTTAATAAATGA